AACAAAAAATGCAATATATCAAAAGAAATACTCCATCTTAATTTTTTCATCTCaacaatattaattttttttagtagaCTACTCAAAATATAGTTATAGTAGTTATTGGTAAAAATACTCCATTGTtggttaaaattattataatattaattaaaattgctccgattttattcaaaaatttcttttttaaaattgcTTCAATACTAATTTAAATTACTAAATTACCGATTAAAACTATTTCAATATTAgttataattttgatcaaaattgatataatatgtactattttaattaaaattattttatgttcTACTAAGATAAGATGAATAATCAAATTAATTGGTAACAAATCAAACTAATATAAATACAATTAATTTCATCGGTCTACCGAATTAGCTAAACTTTTCTTAGCAATACCGATGATGCAACATCAGTTGAATACGAAACATACTATTTTGTTGTCTAATTTATCAGTAGAATTATGCAGTAGCTAAACTTTTCTTAGTAGTTGACTGATGATGCAACATGAGTTGAGTACTAAACATACTATTTTATTGTCTAATTTATCAGTCAGGTTACGCAGTTGTTGTTCGATTCAGTATAACAATCAACTAATACCAATTTGGTTTAATCgatataactaattttaaaatagaattgaataaattgaaataattaatatttttaaaaaactaaacgTTTGCTTTCAAATTCGATTGATTATTCTCATATAATCTAAATTTTACTCATCTCCAATTGTAGTAGCACGGAGGGCCACCCAGGTCAATGATGCAGTGGCAAAGTATCTTTCATGTTTTGTGAGTGTTTAAGGATCGAGTTTTAATTTTTGTACATTTTCTTTAATAGATGATTGATCTAAAAATGTTAGATTGATAAATCATCTATTGTgaacatttttttatttactaAAATATTCAGTGAAAATTAGTTCATTTAGATCCAATAGAAAAACTCAAAATCCAGTTAGCACTTTGGACTAAGAATACTCTAAATAATACTAATTAAGACCAAAGAAAAAGATTAAGCACGTTGCTTATCCTCTTCCAAATCTATATGTACATAAGAAAAGATCACCTCCAATTTTCCATCTTGATTTGAATCAATCGAAGAAAAGAGCAGTCTTGATTCATATGGAGGTAAAAGAGCACCTTCCCGTTGCCGTCGCCGCTAAAGCTCGGATTCGAACGAAAGTGGTCGCCGACGGAGTGTCGACGGGCTGCGGTAACCTCACCGGCTTCCACGCCGGCTATTTCCGCATCAGTCTCTCGCTCTGCGCCCAGGCCTTGCTCTGGAAGACACTCAGCGAGCCTAGCGGGGGCGCCGCCGGCGGCTCGCACGCCCTGCGGCACCTCGCCCGCTCGGTGCCGGCGGCCGCCCACTTGCTGCTCTGGTCGGTGGCGCTGGCGGTGCTGGTGGCGCTGTGCTTTCTGTACGCGCTCCGCTGCGCTGTGCGGCCGCGCCACGTGGCCGCAGAGTTCTCGCACCACGTGGGCGTCAACTACCTCTTCGCCCCCTGGATTTCCTGGCTTCTCTTGCTGCAGGCGGCGCCGCCTGCCGCTGCTCCCCTGTCTCGCGCCCTGTGGTGGGCCTTCGTGGCGCCCATCTTGATGCTGGACGTCAAGATCTACGGGCAGTGGTTCACCGACGGGAAGCGGTTCCTGTCGCTGGCGGCGAACCCGACGAGCCAGATGACGGTGGTGGGGAACCTGGTGGGGGCGCAGGCGGCGGCGCGCATGGGGTGGCCGGAGGCCGCCACCTGCATGTTCTCCCTGGGTATGGTCCACTACCTCGTCCTCTTCGTCACCCTCTACCAGCGCTTCGTCGGCAGCACCAGCCTCCCGGCGATTCTCCGCCCCGCGTTCTTCCTCTTCATCGCCGCGTCCAGCATGGCCAGCTTGGCATGGGACTCCATCGCCGGAAAATTCGACCTCGGCTCCAGGATGCTCTTCtacctctccctcttcctcttggcCTCCTTGGTGATCATTCCATCGATCGATTTATTTCACCGTTTGAATGCCcccatcaaattaattaatcggCAGGTGTCGAGGCCGGCCCTGTTCCGGAGGGCGATGCGGCGGTTCAACCTGGCGTGGTGGGCGTACTCGTTCCCGTTGACGATGCTGGCGCTGGCGGCGACGGAGTACGAGCAGGAGGTGAAGGGCGGCGTCGCCGACGCACTCATGCTCTTCCTCTCCGCCCTCTCTGTTCTCGTCATCACTGTGCTCGTCGTCTTCACTGTCTTAAAGGCCGGCGATCTTTTCCCCAACGGCGACGACCCCTtcgcgccgccgccgccgcttggGTCGTCCAATCATTCGTCCCGCTTTGAAGTCGCATGCTAATAATTTAACGAAATTAAAGTTCGGTGTGATCGATTAATTGCATGATTATTAGCTAAAAATAAGTGATTAGGAGTAGCATACGGATGAGAACTTTTACGTAGTGATTGGCCACCTAAACTGGGGCATACTTGCCAAGCAGGCTTGGGCCGGATGTATGTTTGGGATTGGGCCCAATTGCAGCCCAGcacaaattatattttattattattatttttgcatatttttctttTGGCATTGAAGAATTTTGATTGAGTTTTCAGCTCCtccagatttttttttaacaatattaTAAATTTCAGATCCTCGAGTATTTGAAATACGGGAAAGAAGTATTCTCAAAGGAGTTGTAAATGTATCCGTTGGTTTACCAATCATGGTCGATTCTAGAACAGTTAAACCTATAATATTAGATGTAATAGTACCTAAGAATActattaaaaatatatgaaaaaaacgTTGGGTTATGCGGATTCTCCGATATGTTTCAAAAATTGTGTATGAAAGGTGTAGCCGTGTAGATATGACATTCCTCGTAGAAAGAAGAGTTTTATTTTTCACGGATCTTTCTTTGTTTCTCTATCAATTTCAAAATATAAGTTTATGGTAGAAGGGGTTCCGTCTCCTCAAGAAAAAAAATGCTATTTTAGATTCAATGAAATTACATTAGATATCAATCTACACTCAAATTATAGAAATAATATTCGTAAATTTACAgttgacaaaatatttttcatGATTTATCCGTCCATGATATTATGGTGGGATAGATGGGACAATTTAAAATGAACTATCTCATCTTTTGCTCTAATAGAAATAATAGGTGCAAGACTTATTGCCATATAAGAAGAGCTATTATAAAAAGAAGGTAGAGATTTAAGACGAGGGATAATACTCGAAACTTAGGACATTCTTGTTCTTGATTTATCAATacatctttttttttatatagtgTGATATTTGGCTTAAGTTGATAAAAATTTGCTAAAAAGGGAAAaagtagaatgatatgaaatttttacaaaataaaattggATCAAGTTAGAGAAAACTTACAGTGAAAAGTTGAAATAGGTGTTCTAAATACCATAGAGAATTTGATAATTACGTGCACAATTATATAAATTATGGCTTTTGTATATAAGAAAGAAGTCATTACAATACAAGCAATCTATTAACCAAAATAAAACAATGGTTGATCACAGCCAAAAGGCCAAATAAGGTCCTTGATTTTTCTATTGAAGTCCCACAAAAATAATCTATTCTTACTTTGTTGACaaatatatttgtatatgaaTTGTATTTTACTAATTTATGAATATTGTAAATGGTATGCTTTCAACAATTTAGCTTTATTTTATCAATATTGTAAATGATATTCTTACTTTATTTTACCATTTTTTTAATTTGTCAATcaaattcttttttaaatttcTCACTTTTTTCACaaattcttttattaatttaattttcccaccatcTCCTTCAATTTTCTTTATAACTTCCACCCCTCCCTTCTTCTCCAATTCCCTTCCCTCCCTTTTCCTCTTCCTCCATTCCTTGCCTTCATCAAGGTTCTGCTGCTCTGTTCTTCCCTAACTCTCTCTCCTGTTCTAACTCAGTTCATTCTCCTGCAAATTCCGTGGAAGATCTGCCGGATTCTTCTCTAACACCACCATTCCTCCATCAAATCCATCTCAAAATCCAACCTTTCTTCGAATCTTAGCCAAAAAATCTCACCTTGAATCTTGCATCATGCCTTTCTCGTAGATGTCGCCTATCCTAAGTGAAATCCTTCTCTGCGGGTTTATGGTCAATTCCGCACTCCGGCGAAGAACTCACCTCGTTCAGTCCTTCTCCGTCGTCTTCCTCTACTGGTTCTACGTATTCTCATGATCAACTAGAAGCTCCACGGATCATATACCAAAACCTTATCTGTAGTAGTTACTTGAAACCTATAAACAATCtaaaattccaccaaaaatcccATTTTTTCCGAAGATATATCGCAGATCTTCCATGGCTTCCGGGGCCTCGTCTGGATCGAGCCAGCTGCTGAATCCTCACTCGGAAGAGGACTTGAGTTCACTGAAGAAGCTGAAGCGTAAGATATCGAATCGGGAGTCGGCGAGGCGGTCGAGAATGCGGAAGCAGAGGCAGTTGTGTGAGCTGACGGAGGAGGTGAGCCGGCTACGGAGTGAGAAGAGCCAGCTGATTTCAAGCTTGGGCGTCGCAAAGCAACTGTGCGCAGCAGTGGAGACGGAGAACTCTGTGTTGAGAGCACAGGTGATGGAGCTCGGCCGCAGGCTGCAGGCTCTTGCCAGCATACTCAGCTACGCCGGCGGTCGCTGCCACATGCTCTACCATTGAAGCGATCAGAGCAGAGGATGAAGAGAAGTCATTCGTATGTGTGATTTGTGCTCGTGGTTGTGTGGTTAATGTACTGTGTCTGTTATGTGTAGCCATGGCTGGAAGATGTGCTTGCTTGTGTATCAAAATGCAATATGTAAGAAATGGAGggggtttttttttaaataattgtaaTTTGCCTATTTGTAATTGTGGCTTTGTCACCTTTAATCCGGTCCGACCATGTCCAATTAGGATCATGTCTAGGGGTGCAAATGAATTGAATCGAGTCGAATATACAGAAAAATTTAAGGTTCGAATTCGGTTCAAAATaagtatattcgagttcgagctcgattcgaagttcgaaaaatttaaaatatttgattcgAGTTCAGTTTGAATTAGGGCTTGGGTTtgagttcggctcgaaatattcgaacatgttcgtgAATTATTCGAATTATTGTTCGAAAATAAGTTCGAAAGGCtcgaattttatttatttaatatatatttaatttatattaataaatattaaggctcgcaAGCGGCtcgtgttgggaccgaaaagtagctagaggggaggggggtgaatagctcgtcgcgtgttaggtgctcgtcgttgcttgtttcttcaaagatgcgcagcggaaatacaagaaacaaaccacacaacgctaacaaggttggtttacttggtatccacctcacaagaggagactagtccaaggatccacacctactcacgcaccctccactaataaaaccctccttttcggtaactaccgaaggcggagaaaccctacaagttcacactacaagaggaaggggaaaggatacaaaatacaagcacaaagcttacaatgagtacaagaaaaccctaaccctagctttcttcctcttgcaatagatccgcctcttgacttggaagaacctccaagaacttcaagaactggcgtggagagctctgtcgAGTCGCTGGTTAAGATCTGAGCTCTGTCGTCGAAGCgataccgaaggaaatgaacgcctgcggcttaaatcgacgctaacggtcgaatcccgatcgattggaatgctcccaatcgatcggggaggctttggatcgatccagagcgcctctgtactctggaaaaacacctggatcgatccacggatcgatccagcgctcatcgcgcgaagcagcagcgtcccaatcgatccactgatcgattgagacctctggatcgatccactgatcgatccagaggctttctgtctagtcacttccttgacctgctaggactccctcaccaagtgtccggtcaatccctttgatccacttgtacttttctcttcttgccaagtatcctgtcaattcctttgacctacttggactttctttcatcatgccaagtatccggtcactctcttgacctacttggactttcacctgatgtctgatcaaccttgactcatctggatttttccccgtgcctggcttcacttaccagaacttccattttgcctagcttcactcactagggcttctcttctgcctggcttcactcaccaggtctttcacctagcttcactcactaggattttcctctgcctgacttcactcaccaggactttcacctagcttcactcactaggattttctcactgcctaacttcactcgctaggtcttcccttctgcctagcttcactcaccaggatttctccgctacctggcttcactcaccaggactttcatttcgcctaacatcccagttaggacttcctagtcaagtatctggtcaatccttgacttacttggatcttgttcaatcaaccttgtattgtcaaacatcgaaacccaaaccaagactcaagcttggtcaaccaggtcaaccttgaccttagagatgttgcaccaacaatctccccctttttaatgtttgacaataccacaaaaacacttacaataccacatgtaagttaggctaatcttatagcctcattcttcttcatgccactaggtaatgaacacataagttaagctctccATTCTCCccttaagagggcaaactccctctaggtaatgaaagcctaacttactcccattcacaagtcctttcattctccccctattggcacacatcaacccatctttgagcacacatcaacccatgccccaattgcaaactctccccctgaagagttgctcatcatggttcacaacttcactcgttgtgatcaacacgataatgaagggccCATTCCCTTCATTATCAACAATGCTCGACCTGGAGCAATAACAAGGTccaatgacccaaatgaaggtctcatacccttcatttatccttaaccctacattcttcctcaatgtaggcaaatgcccatccttgagcattatccacttgaaaccagttgaacaatgaggatatccactccccagtaaagtccaaatgctcaaccttgagcattttctcacacagaaggttaaccaccttccaaggttcatgaaaaataatttttacgtctttaaagagtccctccccctaaagacatggtgataacttctgccattgcaccaacaatgacttggaatccctaaacctttaggaaacccaaatttcgaagttgtgaggttcaaatattcaaaatttgaaacaaacctcaacctaaacttcaacatagtcttccttaaccaatccatccttgttttcaacatgaaaactccctttttatgtatacaaatgtattttgaggggtttggaatggttacctagactaaaataggttcaatatgctgaaaacaagctttcccagtcaaaatcagcatcttcgattgattggagttgggttccaatcgattgaaccctgctgaatcgatccactgatcgattcagacactccaatcaatccatggatcgatcggagctctgatagttgctgaatttcaaattcagccaacttcagaaacccctagaaaattctacaaaaatctaaaaatcatgaaatttcgtgtagacattatttagggcatgctttatcatggaaaaatagttttctatcaaaatacatcatattttcaaagattgacacaagcttgaaaacttgctaaaactttaacgttttcttcaagtttgtgtctaactattcaatggtgattactatcaaaagatagccttcaccaaggttttccaaaagccttttaaaataattttcaaaaccaatatcccatcacattccttgggcttaatgcacatgacttgtacattaactttcccaatgatgggaaaacacataactatgtgttttgatgaacctaaaactcaaaagaatgcactaaatcaacatcttgagttttattcatcttcctaacatctcacttgtatctaacgtgcactaaaacacatacaagtcattttatgtgtctttgtgagatgtaaaatttggttttgccctaatctagggatcatgtatatctatctgagcattttgagtggtaaacatccactaaggatgttacttgttgattcacttgttaaacaactgtcacttgtttattccacttgttaaacaaatgccacttgttgaaCTAATGCCATTTGTTcttaatttaaagaaaataaaataatgcatgatgatgttatgacatacatcaaaaagaaatagctttcaagagaaagattcctataactacatgatgtatgtatgacatgacatggtatttttgtatttttcataataaaagaatgaatgtaaaatacaaacctaaatatgatgtcatgacatatcatgcgcaaacaatcatggcaagatttagcataaataaagtatacctagattacctatctaagtatctttaaaccttagctaaacttaaaaattaaacctatatcaccctaaatgcttcaagaaaatgccaaaacataaattgacatttctaattctcttgattaacttatgccaattgaaatcgagcttattcctcaaatgttgacatatTTCACAAGagtatcattttaaattaaggcttagatttgccttaaattactaagcaaataccaaaatcccaacttggtatttcttatgtcttTCCTAAAcagtgccattttaaaataagatcaagacttctcaaatttgacacattttactcttttcgaagagtaaacaataatccttttcattttcaaaggttaataataaccttgaaaatgtttcttgagtgtcaatttcttcaaagttgggttaactaccattcttcttagagttgacactctctaacccatctatggggtagagaaaatacttctaggaacccaacacctattggtgctccttggatgctctaggtatttactagggataacttccctagataccttcctagtgaccttgtttggcttcttggaaaccttggtcacattttctaggtcaactctagggatagtctcccttgtgaccttgtttgtgactttcttagacttcttagaagccttagtcacatttattgcaaaaatactcttagggatgacttccctagtattcttgacttgaccactagacctagggttagttccataactatatggaaccctatggtacgaaattttatccttcttagccttaggtttgtatcccaaacctctatggccattggatgactttgatactcctagacctagatttttacccttagacccttgtgtcatatttgtgatttttctaagggtcttctctaatttatcaagtcttgacctcatgacctcaagacttgattttccttccataatccctcaaccatagatttttcactaaaatcatgatttttcttcttcttaggtacatacctagaatccttagggttcttacctaagtttctatctacctttctaaccctagattgagaggttttggcatgataagctacatgattttccttaactctatcatgcttcctattttcatggtaaatagcattaaaatgatataaatttgacctagcatgctttttaccattttgcaaggaaataggctcaataaaagataccttcttttttaccttggaggctcccccttgagttgagtttcctccatgagccttgaccaccttcttcccattagggcattgacttcggtaatgccccttttgattacaagagaagcacacaatgtgctccttgctcttctttgttccggggatggtctccttgggcttctccttgccctttaatgtcacttggcccttcttcttggccaatttagggcatttgctcttgtaatgcccatgttccctacattcaaagcatataatatgatttttattattaattgaaatgtttatacctttttgcgtagggatgacactttctcctttggatccggaggtagaagcttcctcttgattcgaagatgatattcctccatttgattttgcttgacttgtggaggtggaagcttcttcatcctcttcttctcttgacccggatgtggaggattcttcttgctcttgttccggtgtcaatgaagattgctccccctcaatcctagaggtggaggcttcaccttcttcttcatcttcatcctcttgtacatgaaacaaggaatatactccttccttgctcttttgattgctctcctttgaggatgaagcttcttggacctcctcttcggaggttgagcatctctcaacctcggagtcctcctcttcttggttttgatccattgagtcgccctctttggattctccttgatttggtacagtggaggggatctcatgaatccttgtcaatttgctccaaagctccttggcatcttcaaactctccaatttgctccaggatgttgcttggcaataaattgaccaaaagcttggtcactttgtcattggcctcacatctttggatttagtcttggctccacttgctcctcttgagtactttgcccttagaatttgtgggagcttcaaaaccttccatgaaagcaaaccattgctctatctccaccattaagaagttttcgatccttgatttccaaagatcgaagcttgtagatgtgtatggtggagggaccctcgtgtcgaatccgagtccatctcggaattccatttgaagttgagcttcttgtgattgttaggatctcttcgtactcggctagagagggggggtgtgaatagccgccccaaatcgttcgcgtttctttctacaaactagggtagCGCAGCgaaaactaaatgcagaaagaaaacaggagaagaaatcaaacctctacgcaaggatgtaacgaggttcggagatgaaactcctactcctcggcgtgtccgtaaggtggacgaagcctatcaatccatcggtggatgagtccccggaaaaccggctaaatcaaactccttgtgggtggagaaacctcgccacaatcacttgcaacagcaagctaagagtacaagagaatagcaagaacaaaatacaacaggaatgtaaacacagtagcttgccttctcgtcgactggggtcccggatgaagtagcaacttcacggacagatgcaacaagcaacttagcagcagctgatccagtcgtggaatgaagctcacgcgaagcttcgacaaggaggagctcaacaaagctcaagcacaacagcactttgcaactcgaaggaagaagaagaagaatcacagaagatgccctcgtctcctttatacctgcgaagaagaaacagcgaagaaactagccgttgcgttgcaacggctagaaccctgatcggtctgtggaccgatcaggcaacatcctgatcggtctgcagaccgatcagggaagaagccttcgcttctgttccgtccctgatcggtccatggaccgatcagggaacatcctgatcggtccacagaccgatcagggaaccttctgatcggtccgtagaccgatcaggcttctcttctctgctagtttgccactgatctccttctgatcggtctccagaccgatcagataaccatcagtagcatactgatcggtcactgatcggtcaccagaccgatcagatgacccatgtatcattggatcggtctgcagcccgatccaaacttctcagccctaaacctaaggcttccacaccaacatccggtcaaccttgacctgttggtacatcatgcctagcatccggtcactcccttgacctgctagcactccccgctaagtgtcc
This genomic stretch from Zingiber officinale cultivar Zhangliang chromosome 7A, Zo_v1.1, whole genome shotgun sequence harbors:
- the LOC122000424 gene encoding S-type anion channel SLAH1-like, giving the protein MEVKEHLPVAVAAKARIRTKVVADGVSTGCGNLTGFHAGYFRISLSLCAQALLWKTLSEPSGGAAGGSHALRHLARSVPAAAHLLLWSVALAVLVALCFLYALRCAVRPRHVAAEFSHHVGVNYLFAPWISWLLLLQAAPPAAAPLSRALWWAFVAPILMLDVKIYGQWFTDGKRFLSLAANPTSQMTVVGNLVGAQAAARMGWPEAATCMFSLGMVHYLVLFVTLYQRFVGSTSLPAILRPAFFLFIAASSMASLAWDSIAGKFDLGSRMLFYLSLFLLASLVSRPALFRRAMRRFNLAWWAYSFPLTMLALAATEYEQEVKGGVADALMLFLSALSVLVITVLVVFTVLKAGDLFPNGDDPFAPPPPLGSSNHSSRFEVAC
- the LOC122000425 gene encoding bZIP transcription factor 44-like; translated protein: MASGASSGSSQLLNPHSEEDLSSLKKLKRKISNRESARRSRMRKQRQLCELTEEVSRLRSEKSQLISSLGVAKQLCAAVETENSVLRAQVMELGRRLQALASILSYAGGRCHMLYH